The following proteins are co-located in the Bacteroidales bacterium genome:
- a CDS encoding glycosyltransferase, with product MNLTSKNSRIVFSVTNCICFDQRVLKMANTVSSLNCDITIVGRKKGICCDSDSVPFRTKRFGMLFRRGFLFYKWFNIRLFIYLLFNKFDILVANDLDTLLPNYIISKLKGLPLVYDSHEYFTGVPELQNRPFVRWIWKSIEKSIFPKLKYVITVSDSIADTYKIEYGIRPLTVRNCSHNTSSIKPILRSEIGIPTDHLLLVYQGTGINVSRGGDELIDAISLTQNVTLLIIGSGDALDTLKSKVRELKLGERVRFIDKLPWTELMKYTKSADAGLSLDKNNNLNYAFSLPNKLFDYLSAGIPVIAGDLPEVSKIISENNCGIIISEVTSHKISEALNELLSNPDKLSLLQKNAVIASQKLNWETESEIVTKLYKEILGLKGAVA from the coding sequence ATGAACCTGACGTCAAAGAATAGCCGGATAGTTTTCTCTGTTACAAACTGCATCTGCTTCGATCAGCGTGTTCTGAAAATGGCAAATACAGTAAGTAGTCTGAATTGTGACATAACTATTGTTGGACGAAAAAAGGGAATATGCTGCGATTCCGATTCTGTTCCTTTCAGAACAAAACGATTCGGAATGCTTTTCAGGAGAGGATTTTTGTTTTATAAATGGTTTAATATCAGGCTGTTTATCTATCTGTTATTTAATAAGTTTGATATTCTGGTAGCTAACGATCTTGATACTTTATTGCCGAATTACATTATCTCGAAACTAAAAGGGTTACCTCTTGTTTATGATTCTCACGAATACTTCACCGGCGTGCCGGAGCTTCAGAACAGACCCTTTGTAAGATGGATCTGGAAGAGCATTGAAAAATCAATATTCCCTAAATTGAAGTATGTAATAACTGTAAGTGATTCGATTGCAGATACATATAAGATTGAATATGGTATCAGACCTCTGACAGTGAGAAATTGTTCACATAATACCAGCAGCATTAAGCCCATTTTAAGAAGTGAAATTGGTATACCGACTGATCATCTTTTGCTTGTTTATCAGGGGACAGGAATAAATGTTTCAAGAGGAGGGGATGAACTAATTGATGCTATATCCCTTACTCAAAATGTTACATTATTAATAATCGGATCAGGCGATGCCCTCGATACTCTTAAATCGAAGGTGCGGGAGCTAAAATTGGGAGAAAGAGTCAGGTTTATAGACAAACTGCCATGGACAGAGTTGATGAAGTATACTAAATCGGCTGATGCCGGACTAAGTCTTGATAAAAACAATAATCTGAATTATGCATTCAGTCTCCCAAACAAACTATTTGATTACCTCTCTGCAGGCATTCCGGTTATTGCCGGGGACCTTCCGGAAGTAAGTAAAATAATCTCAGAGAATAATTGCGGCATAATAATTTCCGAAGTTACTTCTCACAAAATCTCAGAAGCATTAAATGAACTTCTGTCCAATCCTGATAAACTATCACTTCTGCAAAAAAATGCTGTAATCGCGTCACAGAAACTTAACTGGGAGACTGAAAGCGAAATTGTTACAAAATTGTATAAGGAGATTTTAGGGCTCAAAGGCGCAGTGGCTTAA
- a CDS encoding M20/M25/M40 family metallo-hydrolase gives MKKLLLSLFILCTLSVSITYGQLTPEEKGMQAITTDAIKAQLGFLSSDWTEGRMAGEKGEFISADYIASILQIYGVKPGGDLFQTNNAANSPKTADRTYFQNFVLLKKTPGDEQVMKVRSVDGQTTRTYNFTYGVDFQFRQTAGSVEIDAPVVFAGYGFKNEKLKVNDFSKLDIKGKFILRVTGVPEFARQQLTQNEIYASEREIENIARTGGALGIIEIYPNSTVLGLPARKDFNNMSPSENYPRSSQANVSYSIPGKNNSESLLRIMISVKTANEILAGTGIIVDEYLKKANSNTLFPLSDLRGKYLFIKSTTVTSTVAVRNIIGVIEGNDPDQVIVLGAHYDHMGMNNGYLWNGADDNGSGTVGVMTLAKAIMATGKKPDKTIIVALWTAEEEGLLGSRYWVQNPTCPLKSVKLNVNFDMISRYINDNEPNKVTMTYTLSNPGFKDITAANLKKYGIDLLIDYQPSADPPGGTDHRSFVAAGIPVMRFKPGHREEYHTPDDEYNTIDWDIMEKIIKISYANVWELANTVW, from the coding sequence ATGAAGAAGCTTCTTTTATCATTATTTATCCTTTGCACCTTATCAGTATCAATTACTTACGGTCAGTTAACACCAGAGGAAAAAGGAATGCAGGCGATTACAACTGATGCTATAAAAGCGCAGCTTGGATTCCTTTCATCTGACTGGACAGAGGGAAGGATGGCTGGAGAAAAAGGTGAATTTATATCTGCCGACTATATTGCAAGCATACTTCAGATCTATGGAGTAAAGCCAGGCGGAGACCTTTTCCAGACAAATAATGCAGCAAATAGTCCAAAAACTGCAGACAGAACATATTTCCAGAATTTCGTCCTACTTAAGAAAACTCCGGGAGATGAACAGGTTATGAAAGTAAGATCAGTTGATGGACAGACTACAAGGACATATAATTTTACATACGGAGTTGACTTTCAGTTCAGACAAACAGCAGGATCTGTTGAAATTGATGCCCCTGTAGTATTTGCCGGATATGGATTCAAAAATGAAAAACTTAAAGTCAATGATTTCAGTAAACTCGATATAAAAGGAAAGTTCATACTTCGGGTAACAGGAGTTCCGGAATTTGCAAGACAACAGTTAACCCAGAATGAGATTTATGCTTCCGAGAGAGAAATTGAAAATATTGCCCGGACAGGCGGAGCGCTCGGGATAATTGAGATCTATCCTAATTCAACGGTTCTGGGATTGCCGGCAAGAAAAGATTTCAATAACATGTCGCCTTCTGAAAACTATCCTCGGTCATCACAGGCAAATGTATCGTATTCAATACCAGGGAAAAACAATTCAGAGAGTCTTTTAAGGATAATGATCTCTGTTAAAACTGCCAATGAGATATTAGCCGGAACAGGCATTATTGTTGACGAGTATCTGAAGAAAGCCAATTCAAATACCCTTTTTCCGCTATCTGACCTCCGGGGTAAATATTTATTTATTAAGTCAACTACTGTTACATCCACAGTTGCAGTACGAAACATAATCGGAGTAATAGAGGGCAATGATCCTGATCAGGTAATTGTACTGGGTGCCCACTACGATCATATGGGTATGAATAATGGATATCTGTGGAACGGAGCAGATGATAACGGATCCGGAACTGTTGGAGTTATGACTCTGGCTAAGGCAATAATGGCAACCGGAAAAAAGCCTGACAAGACTATTATTGTTGCATTATGGACTGCTGAAGAAGAAGGACTTCTCGGATCAAGATACTGGGTACAAAATCCTACCTGTCCTCTGAAAAGTGTAAAACTAAATGTGAATTTTGATATGATATCGAGATATATAAATGATAATGAGCCTAATAAAGTTACCATGACTTATACATTATCAAATCCCGGATTCAAAGACATTACCGCAGCGAACCTTAAGAAATACGGGATTGATCTTTTGATTGATTATCAGCCATCTGCAGATCCCCCGGGAGGTACAGACCACAGATCATTTGTTGCAGCAGGAATTCCTGTTATGAGATTTAAGCCGGGTCATCGGGAAGAGTATCATACCCCTGATGATGAGTACAATACCATCGATTGGGATATTATGGAGAAGATCATCAAGATAAGCTATGCGAATGTATGGGAATTGGCTAATACGGTGTGGTGA
- a CDS encoding PIG-L family deacetylase translates to MKTITTSFLLILLVLFSPILKSQESKEKLHIIIIGAHPDDPDKIGGCAYKWAQLGHDVMMVSLTNGDAGHQSLQPAELAKIRREEARRAGEVIGVRYITLDNHDGQLMPTYENRLQVIKLIREQKADIVIFPRPYDYHPDHRYTGVLVLDAAYMVTVPKILPEVKFLEKNPVFLFMSDGFIHPEAFKADIAVAIDDVIEKKIDMYHQHTSQMYEWLPFNRGALSEVPKSETDRRKWLGKTWEERSNAEPFRDKLIEIYGSEKGKSVEYCEAFQDSGYGTRITKENLTHYFPFLKNK, encoded by the coding sequence ATGAAAACAATTACTACTTCATTTCTGTTGATTTTGCTGGTACTATTCTCTCCAATTCTTAAGAGTCAGGAGAGCAAAGAAAAGCTTCATATTATAATCATCGGTGCTCATCCAGATGATCCGGATAAGATAGGCGGATGTGCTTATAAATGGGCTCAACTGGGCCACGATGTAATGATGGTGTCTCTCACAAACGGTGATGCCGGACATCAGTCATTACAGCCGGCAGAGCTTGCAAAGATCCGCAGGGAAGAGGCAAGAAGAGCCGGTGAAGTTATTGGGGTAAGATACATAACTCTCGATAATCACGACGGTCAATTGATGCCTACCTATGAAAACAGGCTGCAGGTGATAAAACTTATAAGGGAGCAGAAGGCAGATATTGTAATATTTCCACGTCCGTACGATTATCATCCCGATCACAGGTATACTGGTGTTCTGGTTCTTGATGCAGCGTACATGGTTACAGTGCCGAAAATTCTTCCTGAAGTAAAATTTCTCGAGAAGAATCCGGTTTTCCTGTTTATGAGCGATGGTTTTATTCATCCTGAAGCATTTAAAGCTGATATTGCTGTAGCAATAGATGACGTAATTGAAAAAAAGATTGACATGTATCACCAGCATACCTCACAGATGTATGAATGGCTTCCATTTAACAGAGGGGCGCTCAGTGAAGTTCCCAAATCAGAAACTGACCGGAGAAAGTGGCTTGGTAAAACATGGGAAGAAAGATCTAATGCAGAACCATTCAGGGATAAACTCATTGAAATCTATGGAAGTGAAAAAGGAAAATCAGTCGAGTACTGTGAAGCTTTTCAGGATTCCGGCTATGGCACACGTATCACAAAAGAAAATCTTACACATTACTTTCCTTTCCTGAAAAATAAATAG
- the murB gene encoding UDP-N-acetylmuramate dehydrogenase, which yields MLICKNISLKKYNTFGLDYKAECLIRLSSIRSAASLLQEENILKKPLLVIGSGSNLLFTEDFKGTLIRPEFRGIKVEKEAGDSVLISAGAGVKWDKLVEWSVSRRYGGLENLSLIPGTAGASAVQNIGAYGAEVGNVIEKVKAISIEDGTLTDFSNSDCSFGYRNSIFKSELKGKYLITKVYYRLTINPLLKVDYGSLYDEIKKLGEPSLLNVRDAVINIRRSKLPDPDLIGNAGSFFKNAVVEEALAMNLLQKFPDIPHYDDRPGFKKLAAGWMIEKCGWKGKKLGDAGVHDKQALVIVNYGKATGKEIYDLSELIRKSVNDKFGVNLEREVEVIGTI from the coding sequence ATGCTTATCTGTAAGAATATTTCGCTGAAGAAGTATAATACCTTTGGTCTGGATTATAAAGCTGAATGCCTTATTCGTTTAAGCAGCATACGCAGTGCTGCATCACTCCTCCAAGAAGAAAATATACTGAAAAAGCCGTTACTGGTAATAGGAAGCGGTAGTAATTTACTTTTTACCGAGGATTTTAAAGGAACCTTGATCAGACCTGAATTCCGGGGAATAAAAGTTGAAAAGGAAGCCGGAGATAGCGTTCTGATCTCAGCAGGTGCAGGGGTTAAGTGGGACAAATTAGTAGAATGGTCAGTTAGTCGCAGATATGGCGGACTTGAAAACCTGTCGCTGATTCCGGGAACAGCCGGAGCATCTGCCGTGCAAAATATAGGAGCGTATGGTGCAGAGGTCGGGAATGTAATTGAAAAAGTTAAGGCAATTTCAATTGAAGATGGCACCCTGACTGATTTCAGCAATTCTGACTGCAGCTTCGGTTACAGAAACAGTATCTTCAAAAGTGAGCTAAAAGGTAAATACCTGATTACCAAAGTGTATTATAGACTGACTATCAATCCATTACTAAAAGTTGATTACGGATCACTTTATGATGAGATTAAAAAACTCGGAGAGCCCTCATTATTAAATGTAAGAGATGCTGTGATCAATATAAGAAGAAGCAAACTTCCTGATCCTGATCTCATCGGAAATGCAGGCAGCTTCTTCAAAAATGCCGTTGTCGAAGAGGCACTTGCAATGAACCTGTTACAAAAGTTTCCTGATATACCACATTATGATGACAGGCCAGGTTTCAAAAAACTCGCAGCCGGCTGGATGATTGAAAAATGTGGCTGGAAGGGAAAAAAGCTTGGTGATGCAGGCGTTCACGACAAACAGGCACTGGTTATTGTAAATTACGGAAAAGCTACAGGAAAAGAAATCTATGATCTCTCTGAATTAATAAGGAAATCAGTAAATGATAAGTTCGGAGTAAACCTCGAGCGTGAGGTGGAAGTAATAGGCACTATTTGA
- a CDS encoding DUF4251 domain-containing protein, with the protein MKKLLFILAIIALFSSCTVSKEAQLSRSELRKDKRIAEQAIVKKAVESKRYIIKLDRMYFRHGGFIDLYPRANYIIIDGNKAAVSMAYIGRQYDIRPIAGINIIGRPLKYELTNDVTKGTYKVKTEVDNGRNSFDLYLTIGKGGYCSVSLSNMKLDYVTYKGYLVPIKEKV; encoded by the coding sequence ATGAAAAAACTATTATTCATTCTTGCAATTATTGCTCTGTTTTCTTCATGTACTGTCTCAAAAGAGGCTCAATTGTCGAGATCAGAATTACGAAAGGATAAGAGAATTGCAGAACAGGCAATTGTAAAGAAAGCAGTTGAATCCAAGAGATATATCATAAAGCTCGACCGGATGTATTTCAGACACGGCGGTTTTATTGACCTTTATCCAAGAGCCAATTACATCATAATAGATGGTAATAAAGCTGCTGTGAGCATGGCCTATATAGGCAGACAGTACGATATAAGACCAATTGCAGGAATAAATATTATAGGCCGGCCTTTGAAATATGAACTTACAAATGATGTTACGAAGGGAACATATAAGGTTAAAACAGAAGTTGATAACGGAAGAAACTCATTTGATCTGTATCTCACAATCGGCAAAGGAGGATATTGCAGTGTCTCCTTATCAAATATGAAGCTCGATTATGTAACGTATAAGGGCTATCTGGTACCGATCAAAGAGAAAGTATAA
- a CDS encoding single-stranded DNA-binding protein: protein MNSLRNRVALIGNLGMDPEVKTTETGKKFAHFTLATNDGFKNAEGQSVKETTWHNIVAWNGLAETAGKFLKKGKEVAVEGRIVYRTYEDKKGITKNVTEIVLSDLLLLRNGEKAPKDE, encoded by the coding sequence ATGAACTCATTAAGAAACAGAGTAGCACTCATCGGAAATCTCGGAATGGATCCGGAAGTTAAGACAACAGAAACAGGAAAGAAATTTGCACATTTCACACTCGCAACAAACGATGGCTTCAAGAATGCCGAAGGGCAAAGCGTGAAAGAGACTACATGGCATAATATTGTTGCCTGGAATGGTCTTGCAGAAACTGCCGGAAAATTTCTGAAAAAGGGGAAAGAAGTAGCCGTTGAAGGAAGGATAGTGTACCGCACTTACGAAGACAAAAAGGGTATTACTAAAAACGTAACCGAAATCGTCCTGAGCGATCTTCTGCTCCTCAGAAACGGAGAGAAAGCTCCGAAAGATGAGTAA
- a CDS encoding NADH-quinone oxidoreductase subunit H, translated as MISILLILFVSLFFTGVIIRTKSIASGRKGPGIMQPVKDVIRLFRKGSVYSETTSVIFKIAPVIYFSSVLMACLVIPFGPYKGIVSFDGDFIFFAYILALGKFFSIISAMDTGSSFEGMGASREALYSMFAEPAFFILIGSFALLTGNTSFYEIFSTLHLGTSITYMLGAMAAFVLLMIAMIENSRMPVDDPRTHLELTMVHEVMILDNSGFDLGLILTAGYLKFAMYGAIIAGFFIGGLSLIWAVPVFLLIQLLFAVMVGLIESFMARFRMSHNAQFILALSSVSFLIFLGVLLVLEKFV; from the coding sequence ATGATAAGCATATTACTTATACTGTTCGTAAGTCTCTTTTTCACAGGCGTTATAATACGAACTAAAAGCATTGCTTCGGGACGAAAAGGCCCTGGCATAATGCAGCCTGTAAAAGATGTAATTAGGTTATTCAGGAAAGGGTCGGTTTACAGTGAGACAACAAGTGTTATTTTCAAAATAGCACCTGTAATATACTTTTCTTCTGTTCTGATGGCCTGCCTCGTAATACCTTTTGGTCCGTATAAAGGCATAGTAAGTTTTGACGGAGATTTTATTTTCTTCGCCTATATTCTGGCTCTGGGTAAATTCTTCAGTATAATCTCCGCAATGGATACCGGAAGCAGTTTTGAGGGAATGGGGGCAAGCCGGGAGGCTCTCTATTCAATGTTTGCCGAACCTGCTTTTTTTATTCTTATAGGTTCTTTTGCCCTGCTAACGGGGAATACATCATTCTATGAGATTTTTTCTACTCTCCATCTTGGAACTTCTATTACATATATGCTTGGGGCAATGGCTGCTTTCGTTCTTCTGATGATTGCAATGATTGAGAATAGCCGAATGCCTGTCGACGATCCACGGACACATCTGGAACTTACAATGGTACACGAGGTTATGATACTCGATAACAGCGGATTTGACCTTGGTCTGATACTCACTGCCGGATACCTGAAATTTGCTATGTATGGAGCAATTATTGCCGGGTTTTTTATCGGTGGACTAAGCTTAATATGGGCTGTTCCGGTATTTCTTCTTATTCAGTTATTGTTTGCAGTTATGGTTGGTCTTATTGAATCATTTATGGCCCGATTCAGAATGAGCCATAACGCCCAGTTTATCCTGGCGCTATCATCAGTGAGCTTTCTGATATTTTTAGGAGTACTGCTTGTTTTGGAAAAATTTGTTTAA
- a CDS encoding TlpA family protein disulfide reductase, translating to MRKSIVLVAVTLFITSLVSAQEKPVYENGYLVKVGDKAPDFKISEAGGKSYKLSDLKGKIVMLQFTASWCSVCRTEMPFIEKEIWQEKKSEGLVVLGIDRDEPLEKVLQFKKDIAVSYPLVLDPGADIFGLFAQKEAGVTRNVIIDRTGKIIFLTRLFEKEEFAEMKKVIFTALASK from the coding sequence ATGAGAAAAAGTATAGTTCTGGTTGCAGTAACATTATTTATTACTTCACTTGTTTCAGCTCAGGAGAAACCGGTTTACGAGAATGGATATCTGGTAAAGGTTGGTGATAAAGCACCCGATTTTAAAATAAGCGAAGCCGGTGGTAAAAGTTACAAACTTTCTGATCTTAAGGGAAAAATTGTTATGCTTCAGTTTACTGCCAGCTGGTGCAGCGTGTGCAGAACAGAGATGCCATTTATTGAAAAGGAGATATGGCAGGAGAAGAAATCTGAAGGACTAGTTGTATTGGGAATTGACCGTGATGAACCTCTCGAAAAAGTGCTGCAATTCAAAAAAGACATTGCAGTTTCTTATCCGCTCGTTCTCGATCCGGGTGCCGATATTTTCGGACTATTTGCCCAGAAAGAAGCAGGAGTAACACGAAATGTTATTATTGACAGAACAGGAAAAATAATATTTCTCACACGTCTCTTTGAAAAAGAGGAATTTGCGGAAATGAAGAAGGTTATTTTCACAGCACTTGCTTCAAAATAA
- the mltG gene encoding endolytic transglycosylase MltG translates to MNKKIILFSLITAVILFLAAGFIVYKALFGKVIHSENVKYLYIPTGSSYNSVLDTLYSNLDIKKPKLFEWVAVKKKYPELIKPGRYAIDSDISYVGLVNLLRSGRQEPVKVTFNNVRSLNQIAGKIGRQIETDSAQLVSYFSEESNYAKDGFKSENIIALFIPDTYEFYWNTDPMEFYERMLKEYRKFWNEERLSKAKEKNLSPVEVAILASIIDDEVAKKDEKPRIAGVYLNRLKRGIPLQACPTIKFALNDFTITRVLKKHLIVDSPYNTYRHNGFPPGPIGCPSKDGLDAVLNAEKHDYLFFAAKADFSGYHNFSRTLSEHNRYAALYQKELNRRKIFK, encoded by the coding sequence ATGAATAAAAAGATAATTCTATTCTCTTTAATAACTGCGGTTATACTGTTTTTAGCTGCAGGTTTTATAGTTTACAAGGCTCTTTTTGGAAAGGTAATCCATTCTGAAAATGTTAAGTATTTATATATCCCTACAGGTTCATCTTATAATAGTGTACTTGATACACTTTATTCAAATCTTGATATTAAAAAACCTAAACTTTTTGAGTGGGTTGCAGTTAAAAAGAAGTATCCTGAATTAATAAAGCCCGGGCGATATGCGATTGATTCTGACATCAGCTATGTTGGATTAGTTAATCTCCTAAGATCAGGCAGGCAGGAACCTGTTAAGGTGACTTTTAATAATGTAAGAAGCCTTAATCAGATTGCAGGTAAGATTGGCAGGCAGATAGAGACAGACTCGGCACAACTTGTTAGCTACTTTTCTGAAGAATCGAACTATGCAAAAGATGGCTTTAAAAGTGAAAACATAATCGCCCTGTTCATTCCCGATACTTATGAGTTCTACTGGAACACTGATCCCATGGAATTCTATGAAAGAATGCTGAAGGAGTACAGAAAATTCTGGAACGAGGAAAGATTAAGTAAGGCAAAGGAAAAGAATCTCAGTCCTGTTGAGGTTGCTATCCTGGCTTCAATAATCGACGATGAGGTGGCTAAGAAAGATGAGAAACCACGAATCGCAGGTGTCTATCTGAACAGACTGAAACGAGGAATTCCGCTTCAGGCTTGTCCTACAATTAAGTTCGCACTTAATGACTTTACTATCACAAGGGTGCTTAAGAAACATCTGATTGTTGATTCTCCATATAATACTTACCGGCATAATGGATTCCCGCCCGGACCAATCGGCTGCCCTTCAAAGGACGGACTTGATGCAGTACTGAATGCTGAAAAACATGACTACCTCTTTTTCGCAGCAAAAGCGGATTTTTCGGGGTACCATAATTTCTCCAGAACTCTATCCGAGCATAACAGGTATGCTGCCCTTTATCAGAAGGAGTTGAACAGAAGGAAAATCTTCAAATAG
- a CDS encoding Gfo/Idh/MocA family oxidoreductase, with translation MTTNRRNFLKTATFAGAGAMTSGLITSCAPKEPVSNLSVILESVKKSHSQKFNMSGYAAPALSTVRVGVIGLGDRGSGAVERLSFIEGVEIKALADLRKVAVDGSQKYLKSIGRPAALEFSGDDNAWKKLVELPDLDLIYICTPWIWHTPMAVSAMENGKHTCCEVPIARTIDEAWQLVETSERTKKHCMMLENCCYDFFELLTLNMARNGMFGDIIHGEGAYNHNLMGYNFKKPIDDRQTDGAYTGMWRLKENATRNGNLYPTHGLGPICQVLNINRGDMMEYLSSFSTNDFTMGPNEKLLSANDPFYAEWKDSKFRGNMNTTLIRTTLGKTIMVQHDVSSEQPYSRIHLVKGTQGMAVKYPKQMIALGERWTKDEDMQAIWDKYTPEIVKRVGDLAKKVGGHGGMDFIMDWRTIDCLRNGLPLDQDVYDGALWSSVAPLSEWSVANRSQSIDVPDFTGGSWKTNKPHGINLETGGTTKVLEVVEAKEEMQLNVK, from the coding sequence ATGACAACCAATCGCCGTAATTTCTTAAAAACAGCAACATTCGCCGGAGCCGGTGCAATGACCTCAGGTTTAATAACCAGCTGCGCTCCAAAAGAGCCTGTATCTAACCTGTCAGTGATACTTGAATCAGTAAAGAAATCTCATTCACAGAAGTTTAATATGTCGGGTTATGCTGCCCCCGCTCTCTCAACTGTAAGAGTTGGAGTTATTGGTCTGGGCGACAGAGGTTCAGGTGCTGTTGAAAGATTGTCATTCATAGAAGGTGTTGAAATAAAAGCTCTTGCAGATCTCAGAAAAGTTGCCGTTGACGGATCGCAGAAGTATCTTAAAAGTATTGGAAGGCCTGCGGCACTTGAGTTTTCCGGTGATGATAATGCCTGGAAAAAACTTGTGGAACTGCCTGATCTTGATCTGATATATATCTGTACGCCATGGATCTGGCATACTCCGATGGCTGTTTCCGCCATGGAGAACGGAAAGCATACCTGTTGTGAGGTTCCGATAGCCCGGACTATAGATGAAGCATGGCAGCTTGTTGAAACCTCAGAGAGGACCAAAAAGCATTGTATGATGCTTGAGAACTGCTGTTATGATTTCTTTGAACTTCTAACATTAAACATGGCCCGGAATGGTATGTTTGGTGATATTATTCACGGTGAAGGTGCTTATAATCACAACCTTATGGGTTATAATTTCAAGAAGCCGATAGATGACAGACAAACAGATGGAGCATACACAGGAATGTGGAGGCTGAAGGAGAACGCAACACGTAACGGTAATCTTTATCCGACACATGGTTTAGGGCCTATCTGCCAGGTGTTGAACATCAACAGGGGGGATATGATGGAGTATCTTTCATCATTTTCAACAAACGATTTTACAATGGGTCCGAATGAGAAACTGCTTTCAGCCAACGACCCATTCTATGCTGAATGGAAAGACTCAAAATTCAGGGGAAATATGAATACAACCCTTATCAGGACAACTCTTGGCAAGACTATAATGGTACAGCATGACGTGTCATCTGAGCAGCCTTATTCAAGAATTCACCTTGTTAAAGGTACCCAGGGAATGGCTGTAAAGTATCCTAAACAAATGATAGCACTTGGCGAAAGATGGACAAAAGATGAAGATATGCAGGCAATATGGGACAAATACACACCTGAAATTGTAAAAAGGGTAGGTGACCTGGCCAAAAAAGTAGGTGGTCATGGTGGCATGGATTTTATCATGGACTGGCGAACAATAGATTGTCTGAGAAACGGATTACCTCTTGATCAGGATGTATACGACGGAGCACTGTGGAGCTCTGTTGCACCTTTGAGTGAATGGTCTGTTGCCAACAGATCGCAGTCAATCGATGTACCTGATTTCACAGGCGGTTCCTGGAAGACAAACAAACCTCACGGAATAAATCTTGAGACCGGCGGGACAACAAAAGTTCTTGAAGTTGTTGAAGCGAAGGAAGAGATGCAGCTTAATGTGAAGTAA
- a CDS encoding sulfite exporter TauE/SafE family protein, which produces MTTSMLLILIVIGIITGIMAGMLGIGGAIIMIPALVFFLGTSQQMAQGTSIAVMLPPIGILAAYNYYKAGHVNITFAIVLAVCFLVGSYFGSKWALTIPQAMLKKIFGVLLLLVAIKMLFSK; this is translated from the coding sequence ATGACAACATCAATGCTACTGATTCTGATAGTAATAGGTATCATCACTGGTATTATGGCAGGAATGCTTGGTATCGGTGGTGCAATAATAATGATCCCGGCCCTGGTTTTTTTCCTGGGGACAAGTCAGCAGATGGCTCAGGGTACAAGTATAGCTGTCATGTTGCCCCCGATAGGTATTCTGGCTGCTTACAACTACTATAAGGCAGGACATGTAAATATCACATTTGCTATTGTACTGGCAGTCTGTTTCCTGGTTGGTTCCTATTTCGGTTCCAAATGGGCCCTGACCATACCTCAGGCAATGCTGAAAAAAATATTCGGGGTACTCCTATTGCTGGTAGCAATTAAGATGCTTTTCTCAAAATGA
- a CDS encoding PorT family protein, protein MMKRLFSILLVIMISLPAFSQIKFGLKAGLSTNSISMDKAVSLTGQAGEYTIQALKGADYGVHGGLFMRLTLLGIYVQPEVLFATSEYMYNVTSPGSVTPVEVSQKLNKLSVPVMLGFKLGPLRLNAGPAASVSIGSPKALINDANLKDIYSKASFGYQAGVGLDILKTLTFDVRYEGSLKKYQNQIENLTGTKVPLDNRPNAFLFSLGLMF, encoded by the coding sequence ATGATGAAGAGACTATTTTCAATTTTGCTGGTGATAATGATTTCACTCCCTGCTTTTTCACAGATAAAATTCGGTCTTAAGGCCGGATTAAGCACAAACTCAATATCGATGGATAAGGCAGTAAGCCTTACCGGACAGGCCGGAGAGTATACCATTCAGGCTCTTAAGGGTGCAGATTATGGTGTACACGGAGGATTATTCATGAGACTTACCCTGCTAGGTATTTATGTTCAGCCTGAGGTTTTATTTGCTACTTCAGAGTATATGTATAATGTTACAAGTCCGGGTAGTGTTACCCCTGTCGAGGTTTCACAAAAGCTGAATAAGCTGAGTGTACCTGTGATGCTCGGATTTAAACTTGGACCCCTCAGACTGAATGCCGGACCAGCTGCCTCAGTATCGATAGGCAGCCCGAAGGCTCTGATTAATGATGCTAATCTGAAAGACATTTACAGTAAAGCAAGTTTTGGTTATCAGGCCGGAGTTGGACTTGATATTCTGAAAACCCTGACTTTTGATGTAAGGTATGAAGGGAGTCTGAAGAAGTACCAGAATCAGATAGAAAACCTTACAGGTACCAAAGTTCCTCTTGATAACAGACCAAATGCGTTCTTATTCAGTCTTGGTTTGATGTTCTAG